In Sorghum bicolor cultivar BTx623 chromosome 8, Sorghum_bicolor_NCBIv3, whole genome shotgun sequence, one genomic interval encodes:
- the LOC8086118 gene encoding thaumatin-like protein translates to MGSLVASGCRPAHFLLLALVALAAGAGKASAATFLVLNLCPFPVWPAAVPTGAGTGPLTKLEHAKAWFVRVPSGTGRIWGRTGCDFAGDGEHGGCSTGDCAGALHCQSMGKPPATVAEFTISDVAGIANDTFGISVADGFNLPLDFACGGGNPRVWKEWVRCREPGCPDAMKVHSCRSEGDYNVVFCPFKD, encoded by the coding sequence ATGGGCTCTCTGGTGGCGTCCGGGTGCAGGCCTGCCCACTTCCTCCTCCTTGCGCTGGTGGCGCTTGCGGCCGGCGCCGGCAAGGCCAGCGCGGCCACCTTCTTGGTCCTCAACCTCTGCCCCTTCCCGGTGTGGCCGGCGGCCGTCCCGACGGGAGCCGGCACCGGGCCTCTGACCAAGCTCGAGCATGCCAAGGCATGGTTCGTCCGGGTGCCATCAGGTACCGGCAGGATCTGGGGCCGCACCGGCTGCGacttcgccggcgacggcgagcaCGGCGGGTGCAGCACCGGCGACTGTGCGGGCGCCCTGCACTGCCAGAGCATGGGCAAGCCCCCGGCGACGGTCGCCGAGTTCACCATCAGCGACGTCGCCGGCATCGCGAACGACACGTTCGGCATCTCCGTGGCTGACGGGTTCAACCTGCCCTTGGATTTCGCGTGTGGTGGTGGCAACCCTAGAGTGTGGAAGGAATGGGTCCGGTGCAGGGAGCCTGGCTGCCCTGACGCCATGAAGGTCCACAGCTGCAGGTCCGAGGGCGACTACAACGTCGTCTTCTGCCCGTTCAAGGACTGA
- the LOC8071506 gene encoding thaumatin-like protein, translating into MAGGSRSRSSRTPAAPHSLVLLALVTLTTAGKASAATFQVTNLCPFTVWPAAIPVGGGTQLEPGQTWLLKVPAETTGGRVWGRTGCRFAPSGHGWCATGDCAGALRCQLSGKPPATLAEFTIGAGAADYYDLSVVDGFNLPMDLRCDGEAHTIRCRNAGCPDANHRPGEGKVRSCKADSDYHVIFCPK; encoded by the coding sequence ATGGCCGGTGGCTCCAGGAGCAGAAGCAGCAGGACGCCAGCTGCTCCCCACTCCCTCGTCCTCCTAGCGCTGGTGACGCTCACCACCGCCGGCAAGGCCAGCGCGGCCACGTTCCAGGTCACCAACCTCTGCCCCTTCACGGTGTGGCCGGCAGCCATCCCTGTGGGCGGCGGCACTCAGCTGGAGCCCGGCCAGACATGGCTCCTCAAGGTGCCGGCGGAGACGACGGGTGGCAGGGTCTGGGGGCGCACTGGCTGCCGCTTCGCCCCCAGTGGCCACGGGTGGTGCGCCACCGGCGACTGCGCGGGCGCCCTCCGCTGCCAGCTCTCCGGCAAGCCCCCGGCGACGCTGGCCGAGTTCACCATCGGCGCCGGCGCGGCAGACTACTACGACCTCTCTGTGGTCGACGGCTTCAACCTGCCCATGGACTTGAGGTGCGACGGCGAGGCCCACACGATCCGGTGCAGGAACGCCGGCTGCCCCGACGCCAACCACCGCCCCGGCGAGGGCAAGGTTCGCAGCTGCAAGGCCGACAGCGACTACCACGTCATCTTCTGCCCAAAGTAG